From Granulicella sp. WH15, the proteins below share one genomic window:
- a CDS encoding ArdC family protein, whose translation MHENPKQPQPRQTAKEIVAANVKELIAQLEAGRSDALTAYLDAMSRFHNYSFGNVLEIARQRPTATRVAGLYAWNQLGRKVKKGEKGIRILAPIIGIRRKRDEEAEKDITKQNTSVLVGFRNAYVFDVSQTEGVELPAMREVGGDVGENRDRLLSFIERQGIELVFTEKIAPALGVSYGGRIAILPGQSKAEEFSTLVHELAHEMLHKADRRTTTTKVVKETEAEAVAFVVGKAVGLKVGTASADYIQLYHGNASLLAESLEVVQQTSAVILAALQPSRTETMSDAELAKVA comes from the coding sequence ATCCACGAAAACCCCAAACAGCCGCAGCCACGGCAGACGGCCAAGGAGATCGTCGCCGCCAACGTCAAGGAGCTTATCGCGCAGTTGGAAGCAGGGCGCAGTGATGCGCTTACAGCCTATCTCGACGCGATGAGCCGCTTCCATAATTACAGCTTCGGGAACGTCCTCGAAATCGCACGGCAGAGGCCGACCGCTACGCGAGTGGCCGGTCTGTACGCATGGAACCAGCTAGGCCGCAAGGTGAAGAAGGGCGAGAAGGGCATCCGGATTCTCGCTCCCATCATTGGCATCAGGCGTAAGAGAGACGAGGAAGCCGAGAAGGACATTACCAAACAGAACACGTCCGTCTTGGTTGGCTTTCGCAATGCCTATGTGTTCGATGTTTCACAGACCGAGGGCGTAGAGCTTCCGGCCATGCGCGAAGTCGGCGGCGACGTTGGCGAGAACCGCGACCGTCTTCTGTCCTTCATTGAACGGCAGGGCATTGAGCTTGTCTTTACCGAGAAGATCGCGCCCGCGTTAGGCGTGAGCTATGGCGGACGCATCGCCATCTTGCCGGGGCAGTCCAAGGCCGAGGAGTTTTCAACCCTCGTGCATGAGTTGGCCCATGAGATGTTGCACAAGGCCGACCGCCGCACCACCACCACCAAGGTAGTGAAAGAGACGGAGGCCGAAGCCGTTGCGTTTGTTGTCGGCAAAGCCGTTGGTCTGAAAGTCGGCACAGCATCGGCTGATTACATCCAGCTTTACCACGGCAATGCTTCCTTGCTGGCCGAGAGCTTGGAAGTGGTGCAGCAGACCTCCGCTGTCATCCTTGCCGCGTTGCAGCCTTCCCGCACCGAGACGATGTCCGATGCAGAACTGGCGAAGGTGGCGTAA